CCAGATAACTTCAGTACACACAGACAAGCCTTTTGGTGGTGTTCTCCATGCCCTCTCCTTTTTGGGCGCTTATACAGTGAtttcttataaaacaaaatgCCTCCTGATGAATGAAAtcccttgtattagtctgttctcacactgctaataaagacatacctgaggctgggtaatttacaaaggaaagagatttaatggactcacagttccacatggctaaggagtcctcacaatcatggtggaaggtgaatgaggagcaaagtcatgtcttacgtggcagcaggcaaaagcttgtgcaggagaactcccatttacaaaaccatcagatcttgtgagacttattcactaccacgagaacagtataggggaaaccacccccatgatttagtCATCTCCATCCGGCCCCACCCttcacatgtggggattattacaattcaaggtgagatttgggtggggacacagccaaactctaTGACCTCTCCGCCAGAGTACTACAGCCATCTCCTCACCTACCATGTTTCCTTCTAAATAAACTTATTTACCTATTACACAGAAACAGTTTCATGAAATTGAAATAACTTTGGTTATGAAGTCAAAAGTTCAAAACTCTATTCTTCATTGTTCCGTTCACTAATTCTGTGATCTTGGCTGAGTTAACTGCTCCCTATTTCAAAGAATTACTGtgaagaaaataatgtgtatacTAAAGAAGATTGTGTGCAGTATAAAGCTCTCTAAAAACATAAgtcattggccaggtgtggtggctcgcacctgtaatcccagcacttttggaggccgaggcaggcagctaacgaggtcaggagttcatgaccagcctgactaatatggtgaaaccccatcactactaaaaatacaaaaattagctgggcgttttggcgcatgcctgtagtcccagctactaaggagactgaggccggagaatcactagaacccaggaggtgagggttgcagtgagccgaggttgcaccactgcactccagcctagctgacagagcaagactctgtctcaaaaaaaaaaaaaaaaaaaaaaaaaaaaaaagtcacttattTAGCACTCAGTTATTTGCTGCCTTGTAATCCTTCCCTGTTTCATGTGTGTTCTCATATTTCCAAAATTGATTTTACATTTGCGTGAGGCTGGCTCCTTCCCTTGCACCTTATTTGTATCCTTTCCAGTGCCTGAGTTGGTTGATAACTGAGTCAACTGCTTTATCCCATTCTTGACCAGGTAGCTTCCTCCTGCCTTCACCATGAACTCATCAATCTCTTCCCCTCCTGTAAGAAGCCTTCCTTCATTTACTGAAAGAGTGCTGGTGGTTTTTCTAACATATTACCCCTTACGCAGAGAAATGTGCCATTTTGATATATCTATAGTCTGAGAATAGAGTTAGTATAGACAgaacatgaaaacaatgatggCAGATCCCCAGAAGGCTGAGAGATGATGACATCAAAATGTATGCAAAGAAAGACTGCCAAAACAACAAAGAAGAGGTGTGCCAGGGTCAAAATCTGTGTTCATCCAATGCTGTCCAGCACATGAGTTCTCCAAAGTGCTGTCTGAATGTTTGGTTAATGGGCCAATGTGAAAATTTATATATCATGCCTTCATTATTTGAAGCTCTTAAGCCTTAGGAACATTAAGTTAACAAACTGGCTCTGATTTCATCCTTAACAGGAGACATACACATAAGTTTTCAAAGTTGTATTCATGTAATATGGAATTCTGTGGTCAAACCAACTTCAACATTAGGCCTgcataatgttttatttctggtTGTAAAAACCGGCTTATTCAGCAATCACATGCAAGTTTGTAACAGCATAATTTTGGCCTTTTCAAATCCATTCATCTCTGGATCACTTGATAAGAGTTTCTGTACTTATAAAACAACGGACTACAAAATATCACagttattttatcaaaataatatcaCCCTGTGGGGCCCTGCTGAAGCAGCGGTCAGTCAACATCCCTGCCAGAGATAAATCACTCTCTTCCCACCTCAAAACACAGTTATAATGAGTTGGGTTTACATGGCTCAAATTATAGCAGGTATTctatgaattaattttaaaatgcatgctCCTGAGCCATTTGCTTGTACAGCCTGAGGAGTTAAAATATCTCGTGTATTCATAGAGATGTGAAACAcatccactatggaaaacagagaAATCAAAGACTGACTCTTGTTGCTCTGAAACCAAAAAAAGGCTGAGGTCTAAAGGTTCTCAAACTTAAACGTGTGTATGTGTCATGAGGAGATCCTGTAAAAGTACAGATTCTGACTCCAgaagtctggggtggggcccaagatGCTGTGTTTCTACCAAATGCCCAGGTGATGGTACTGTGGAAGGTCCCAGATCCCACTTAGAGAGCAAGGCCAGAGAGCTTAAGTAACATGGCAGTGTTCATGTCATACAAACACAGGGACTTTGACTTTTTAAACAATTCAGCCAGAGAACACCAAAGTAAAATTATCAGGAAGTGATACACTTTTGTTCTTTACTAgaaattatgtttaaaagggaataCTTTCTGCATAGTCATTTCCTTTTCTACTGTATCCATTCTTACTGGGCCATGAGAGTAGGAGTAGAGTGGTTTCTCTCACAGGTTTTACACAGTAGGCTATGGGTTTTGCTCAGCCACCCAAAAACACACATGCTACAGAGCGGGCACCTGAAGAGCAGGCAGCGCCCTGAGCACCCTCTCTGAAGATCCGCAAGCTAACAGTGATAGGAAGGGCACTCCACAAGCATCTCAGCTCATTCCCTGCACTTTCTGGAAACAAATCGTGATCAAATTCAATAATGCCCCTTCATCCAGATCTTGCTGTGAGTCTTAAACAGAGCAGAATTGAAAGTGAATGGCTTTTAAGATATGCAGCCTTCAATTGCCTCCCCATACCCACCCCTAAAATTCATGACTGTTAGCAACAGCAAAGTTAGGCTGCCTGTGCCAGGCAACAACCAGTGGggggaaataaagagaaaaaaaatgaagcaattaGCTGATGTACCcaagtagagatgggttttgcaggatttgtttgttttcagggtTTTCGTGGTAGAATTGCCTTACTTAACTGCTAAATTACTACTTTATTATGGagttcaattttttcttttttccctcttcttcttttgttttgatcttaagacagtctcactctgtcacccgggctgcaATGCAGTGCTACAAACATGACTCAATGCAGCCTCAGCcccctgggatcaagcgatcctcccaccttagccacctgtataactgggaccacaggcatgccccaccacaacaagctaatttaaaaaaaaaaaaaatttttagagacagtggtCTCGCTTtcttgcccaagttggtcttgaactcctgggctcaagtgatcctcccatctaggcctcccaaaatgctgagattacaggcacaagccaccatgcccggcctcagttTTTTCTATCTATAGGTTGCAGTGCATTGGTGAATGATGAAATCATTTTGATAGGTCAGAACTGAGTTGTTTAAAAATGCAACAGGTGGGGGTGCATCACAGTTCAAAGAAGAAGTGTTGTTTCTCAGTTGTGTATGTTTGTACCCAGTTACGTTGTAAAGTGCACTACTGACTGGGGGTCATGATcagaaatttgaaaaacactggACTATAGTTTGCTTTATGATAAAGAAGGGCTTTTTTAACACCTTCTctgtttttaacatatttattttgacTGTATTCACCTGGTATTTGATTGCCTTAGCTAGATGAGTCAGGGTAAATAGCCTTTTCAGATATTTCACTGCTCTTTCCACTACAAATTTCCTGAACTCATATAGCATATTTAATCCATACATGTAATAGTAACGTCCTTCAGGCTATACGTCATATGAGTATATGGTCATTTAATCTACATTCTAAACTGTTGCTGAGCATTGTACTGTATCCTCTGCATCCAAACAGTTGTTAAATAAATACACAGGACGCTTAGCATGGGGATGAGCCCTCCATAGCTTTCAAGTTACAAGAGCACCATCTGCTGgcgaaatattttctttgtagggAGAATGTCAAAGACCTACCAAAAATGTACTGATTTTTCTAGCAAAAATTATAATTACAtcacaaatactttaaaattctgCAGAGCTCCTTGCTTCATTCAGGAGTTTCGCTTCATTCCCCCTCTGAGAAGGAGTTTTTCTGTTCCTTAGCAGTGAAGGCAGGCAGTCTGTCCTTCCTGGTTTTCCGTTAAACTAAGCCGGTTTCAAGTTTCAGCTCCTCCTTGAATTCCAGGCTGCTGAGACTTCCCTCTAGAATCCTCCAACATGGAGCCTCTTGCAGCTTACCCGCTAAAATGTTCCGGGCCCAGAGCAAAGGTATTTGCAGTTTTGCTGTCTATGGTTCTATGCACAGTAACGCTATTTCTTCTACAACTAAAATTCCTCAAACCTAAAATCAACAGCTTTTATGCCTTTGAAGTGAAGGATGCAAAAGGAAGaactgtttctctggaaaagtATAAAGGCAAAGTAAGTTGCATCATCTGATTTTTATTGTTACCGTTTCTCCTTGTCTCTGTTTATTCCtcttaataaaatcattttttgctGTTACATGGTCATAAGTTGGAATTTAGTCTTCAGAGTAATTGTATTAGTACATCACTTTCATTATTAGAGTTCTGATAGTTTGCTTCTAAATAATAAATTCCGATTATCTcgttttctttaaaatgctttaattttgTGCTGAATTGATATGTAAAGTTGTTTGGAAAATACTTATAGTTAGTAATGTGAACATGATgacatttattaataaaagtatTGGTTCTATAAtctaataactttaaaaagcacTTATCAAGGATCATAGttttatctttaatttaaaaataaactttcatgaGTACCTAATGCTTGTTTAATGGCAGTACTATTTCAGGGCCTTAACCCAGGCATCTAGGTTACAGTTTTCAATAGAACGTTGTGtgtccaaaaatatgaaaaaaacatCAATCAGAGGTTATAGTCCCCCCAAATTGTTTAGGATTTTAACTActtgcagaattttttaaaatcttttgcttCACTTTCCggttggatttttttctttttccggGAGGTTTCACTAGTTGTAAACGTGGCTAGTGACTGCCAACTCACAGACAGAAATTACTTAGCACTGAAGGAACTGCACAAAGAGTTTGGACCATCCCACTTCAGCGTGTTGGCTTTTCCCTGCAATCAGTTTGGAGAATCGGAGCCCCGCCCGAGCAAGGAGGTAGAATCTTTTGCAAGAAAAAACTACGGAGTAACATTCCCCATCTTCCACAAGATTAAGATTCTAGGATCAGAAGGAGAACCTGCATTTAGATTTCTTGTTGGTAAATATCTGCCTTGCCTCACCAGtataatgttttaaattgcttttcatttttaaacaattatatcAGGACAATACTCTCCTATCTCATTTGAAACTTTGGATCAGGAAAGCTTCATAAAACTATCAAAGAGCCAGAATCTCATCCTTTGTAACTTCTAGGAGTTATGCTCCCCTGAAACCAATGTTTTAGCGTCTCAGATGGTAAAATAATTCTATTCCAATGTATTTTATTCCTTACGACCATCTTCCTGAAGAATTTATTTAAAGTGTGcccatggccattttcacaaaatATCTTAATTCTCCTCTCATGTAACTAGCATCTGGGGAAATGTCCCTTCCCATCATTAAAGCCACCCAGCTCTCATGAATAGTGCTGGGCAATATTAGTTAACATATGTTTGTGGCTAATTTTATGTTGCCTTTCTTATCTGAAACAATATTCTCAAGGATGAATATGTCAGCTTACCAGATTTTTGCTAAAATCCAAAAACATAAAACTTGATTTTCTTTAGAGGGCAGTAGTGTTAGGCTATCTCTCCAATTAAGCTAGCTACAGAAATCTGTTTAAAGACTTGCCAAGGTCACTTAGCACAAAGGTCATAAGGCGTAGTGACAGCATATAGGCTTTGGCCTCAGgctacctgagttcaaatccctgcTCTCTTGTTTTTGCTGTGTGGcttcttaacttctctgtgcctgtttctcATTTGTTAAATGGGCTATCAATAGTACTGACTTCTTAAGATTGTTTGGAATTAAGTGtgttaatagtaaaaataaagtaCTTATACACCGCTTgatctgtgccagacactgttctaaatgacattagtcaaaaaaaaaaaaaaggccggacgtggtggctcacgcctgtaatcacagcactttgggaggccaaggcaggcagatcacttgag
The Macaca mulatta isolate MMU2019108-1 chromosome 6, T2T-MMU8v2.0, whole genome shotgun sequence DNA segment above includes these coding regions:
- the GPX8 gene encoding putative glutathione peroxidase 8 isoform X2, with product MEPLAAYPLKCSGPRAKVSLVVNVASDCQLTDRNYLALKELHKEFGPSHFSVLAFPCNQFGESEPRPSKEVESFARKNYGVTFPIFHKIKILGSEGEPAFRFLVDSSKKEPRWNFWKYLVNPEGQVVKFWRPEEPIDVIRPDIAALVRQLIIKKKEDL
- the GPX8 gene encoding putative glutathione peroxidase 8 isoform X1 — protein: MEPLAAYPLKCSGPRAKVFAVLLSMVLCTVTLFLLQLKFLKPKINSFYAFEVKDAKGRTVSLEKYKGKVSLVVNVASDCQLTDRNYLALKELHKEFGPSHFSVLAFPCNQFGESEPRPSKEVESFARKNYGVTFPIFHKIKILGSEGEPAFRFLVDSSKKEPRWNFWKYLVNPEGQVVKFWRPEEPIDVIRPDIAALVRQLIIKKKEDL
- the GPX8 gene encoding putative glutathione peroxidase 8 isoform X3, encoding MEPLAAYPLKCSGPRAKVFAVLLSMVLCTVTLFLLQLKFLKPKINSFYAFEVKDAKGRTVSLEKYKGKILQRRNQGGIFGSILSTLRVKL